GCCGGCTGCGATCAGGTGTGCGATGTCTGATGCAAGGTGGATATAGCCCTTCACGCCGTCGTCCATCGCGCCGTGCCCTCCCCACGCCAAGGTTGCCAGCGCGAACGCGGCACCGCCTGTTATGGCGCTGAACTGGGACAGCGGCCGATTACGCAGGAAGAGCGCGGCGAGCAGACACAGGAACAGGGCAACCACACGAACAATCCAGGCCGTACCGAACGCGGTCCCGGTCACAATCATCTCGAAAACGTGGCCTTGAAGTTCCGTGTACGAAGCGGCGCCCGTCATGCCCTTCGCCATGACGGCGATGTTCACGAACGACAGGACGATACCGAGCGTTGCGGCCACCTTGCAAAGAGTTGCAAAGGAGGCACCGATCGGTGACCGCCGCTCCTCCTGGCGCAATGCATACAAGGCGAACAGCGGAAGGCCAAACAGCGCTGCGAGATCTAGATAGAGTGCGAAACGCACTGCGACAGTTGCCCAGTCCATTGCAGCTTACTTGACGGTGAAGGTGATATTGCCGTTGATCGGATGGGTGTCGGACGACACAGCGCGCCATTCCACACGATAGTTGCCGGGGCTGAGCGGCTGCGTAGGCGTGACCACCATGGTCTTGGGATCGTCGCCGCCGGCGACCTTTGCTGCGATCTTCATCGGCGAGTGGTCAGCCATGCCCGGCATGCCGGTCATCAGCAGATTTGCGCCTGAGAACTGCGTCGAAAGATTCTCCGAGAACTTCAGTTCGATCTTTTGGGGAGCGGCGACTTCCGCCTTGTCAGCGGGTGTCGATGTGAGCAGCTTCGGGTGCGCAAAGGCCACGGAGCTGACGAGCAATGCGGCAGCCGCGAGGGTCGCACGAATAGTGAGGCGTGATGCTTGCATGAAAAACTCCAATTGCTGGTGGGGTGAGAAAGGATAAAGACGATCAGAACCACATGCGAATACCCGCGACGAAGCGCGTCTCGCCGCTGCGACCGCCGGAGGCTCGGACCATGTTTGCGGTATTGCCAAAGCTTTGCGAGCGTTCGATACCGATGTACGGCGCAAACTGCCGGCTAAATTCATAGCGCAATCGCACTCCGACAGCGCCGCTGGAAAGGCCACTGCCGATACCGATTTCGGGGTCGTTCTTGCCGTACAGGCTGGCTTCCAACCTGGGCTGCAAGATCAGCCTCTGGGTCAGCAGCAAATCATACTCACCGGAAAGGCGCAGCGCGGTTCGTCCCTCGGTGCCGACATAGCCGGTTGCCTCGACTTCGAACCAGTAAGGCGCCAACCCTTGCACACCGAACGCAAGCCAGTTGCGTGCAGGGCGCCCATAGCCGGCGTCGTTCCGGACACCCAGTTGGGTGTCCCAATACGTGGCAATGGCGTGTCCCCACAACAGTTCGGTGCGGGCTTCGGGAACCTTGCCCTTTTCCACCTCGCCTTCTGCCTTGATCACGAACTTGTTGAACGCATTCCCAATCCACGCCTGCGCTTCGTAGGATGCCGCATTGCTTTCGTTGCCTTTGGTCCATTCAAGGCGATCAACGAGAACGGACGCGAAGATATGTTCGTCCGCCATATGCAGCGACCGGCTGGGGCCAATCGCGTATTGGCCGACGCCGAGCTTTGCGCCGTCGGAATAAGCATCTGGATCTCTGGCGTCCGGCGGAGCGCTTCCACCCTGCATCTGCATGGCGCCATGATCCATGCCCTGCATTGAGCCCTGGTCCATGCCTTGCATTTTGCTGTGGTCCATGCCCTGCATTGAGCCCTGGTCCATGCCTTGCATCTTGCTGTGGTCCATGCCCTGCATTGAGCCCTGGTCCATGCCTTGCATCTTGCTGTGGTCCATGCCCTGCATCGAGCCCTGGTCCATGCCCTGCATCTTGCTGTGGTCCATGCCCTGCATCGAGCCCTGGTCCATGCCTTGCATCTTGCTGTGGTCCATGCCCTGCATTGAGCCCTGGTCCATGCCTTGCATCTTGCTGTGGTCCATGCCCTGCATCGAGCCCTGGTCCATGCCCTGCATCGAGCCCTGGTCCATGCCCTGCATCTTGCTGTGGTCCATGCCCTGCATCGAGCCCTGGTCCATGCCTTGCATCTTGCTGTGGTCCATGCCCTGCATTGAGCCCTGGTCCATGCCTTGCATCTTGCTGTGGTCCATGCCCTGCATCGAGCCCTGGTCCATGCCCTGCATCTTGCTGTGGTCCATGCCCTGCATTGAGCCTTGTCCTGCGCTCGGCGTTGAGCCCTGCTTCTTCGCGGTTGGGGCTGTCGCCTTCTGGGGGCGTGAATCCGGCGTTGCTTCGTTTGCCGGCGCACCATCGTTGTTTGAACTGTTGGGCGAATGCGAGTGCTGTGCCCACGCGGCGCTCATTCCTGCAGTGAGCAGGGCGGCGACTGCAATTCGTGTGTACTTGTACATGGGATCTGGTAGTCGGTTGAAGAGAGTCGGATCAGGCCACAAGTACTTCGCGGAACATCCCGGCATCCATGTGCAACATAAGGTGGCAGTGCCATGCCCAGCGGCCCAATGCGTCGGCGGTTACCAGGAAGCTGATCCGCTGCGCAGGTTGGACCGGAATGGTATGTCGCCGGGCCTGGAACGAACCGTCAGGCGACTCGAGCTCACTCCACATGCCGTGCAGGTGCATCGGGTGAGTCATCATCGTGTCGTTGTGCAGAATCACGCGCAGTCGTTCACCGTACTTGAAACGGACCGGTGTGGATTTGCCGTACTCAACACCATCGATTGACCAGGAGTAGCGTTCCATGTTGCCGGTGAGGTGCAGTTCAACTTCCCGAGCAGGACCGCGCTTGTCGAGGGGCCGCCAATGGTATGTTGATCGGCCAGCGTCAGAACGCGGCGGCCGTTGTTACGCAGACCGATGCCAGGGTCGTCGAGATTCGTTCTGGCCATGTCCACGCGCATGTCCGTGTTCGCGCCATATTCGGTCTTGGCGTGCCGAGCCTTCGTGCTGGGGACCTTGAGCGAAGCATCCATGGCCATGCCGCCCATCGCGTGCTGGCTATGGTCCATGGTCATGGCCCCATGGTTCATGCCAGCCATGCTGCCTTGGTTCATGCCGCCCATGTCCATCTTGCTGTGGTCCATGCCACCCATGCCACCCATGCCACCCATCATGTCGCTCATGGTGAGCCACTCGGGCTTGTCCACGGCCGGCACCTGGGCGTTGAGTCCTGCGCGCACCGCGAGTGTGCCGCGGGCGTAGCCAGTGCGATCCATGGATTGGGAGAAGATCGTATAGGCGTCGTCTCGCGGTTCCACCAGCACGTCGTAGGTCTCGCCGGGACCAAAGCGGAACTCGTCAACGCTTACGGGTTCCAGGTTCTGGCCGTCGACTTGAATGACCTTGAGCTTCAGGCCGGGAATACGTACGTCATAGAACGTATTCCCGGACCCATTGATGAACCGCAGGCGTACCTTCTCACCGGGCTTGAACAAGCCAGTCCAATTGCCAGCGGGGGTAACGCCATTGGTCAGATAGGTCAGTGTGGCACCGGAAAGATCCGCCAGGTCGGTCGGATTCATCCGCATCTCGTTCCACATCTTGCGCTTCTCGAAAGCGCTCTTCACACCGTCGTTTGAAACGTCGCGGAAAAAATCGAAGACGGTGGGCTTGATGTAGTTGTAGTAGTCGCTCTGAACCTTCAGTTTCGACAGGACTCGCATGGGGTCCTCGTCGGTCCAGTCCGAGAGCAGAATGGTGTAGTCCCTGTCGGCTCGCACACCGTCCACGCCGGTGGCCGGATCAATCACGATGCCGCCATACACACCGGTCATTTCCTGGAAGCCGGAATGCGAGTGATACCAGTAGCTGCCGGTTTGTTCGACCTTGAACTGGTAGGTAAATGTCTCGCCGGGGGCGATACCGGCAAAGCTGATTCCCGGTACGCCGTCCATCTGGAACGGCAGGATGATGCCGTGCCAGTGGATTGACGTGTGCTCGTGCAAGCGGTTCGTGACGCGGATCGTCACGGTGTCGCCTTGCCGCCAGCGCAACGTCGGACCGGGAAGCATCCCATTGATAGTTGTCGCCACCCGCGGCGTACCGGTAAAGTTGACAACCGATTCGGCGATGACAAGGTCAAACTCCGTCCCCGTCAATACCGGGGCGGTGCCGGATGAAGCGCTTTCGGGGAGTCCCGATGATTGTGCCCACGCAGTTCCGCCCAAAGCACTCAGCCCCGCCATTACCCCGCCGGCGGCCAAACCTTGTACGAAACGGCGGCGTGGCAGGTTGGGCAGCAAGATGCCAGACAGTCGATCACGTCGCATGAAAATAGTCCTTTTCGCTTGAATGGCCGCTTCGGTTTTGCGGCAGGTCAAAGAGTAGCGAGATGCTGGCTACCGACGACTTACCTGAACATTACATTCCGGACAGGTTGGGGTCACCTCGGTGCGTACTGGGTAGACTACGCCGAAGATAAAAATTTGTATTAACAAAACCCGGCCGATCGCGTTGGGAGGAGGTTGGGTAATGAAACTGCTGGTAGTGGAAGATGAAGTCAAGACGGGGGAGTATCTCCGGCAGGGCCTGACCGAGGCGGGGTTCGTGGTCGACCTGGTCGCCAATGGACTCGATGGTCAACACTTTGCGGTCAATGAAACCTACGATCTCATCATCCTCGATGTCATGCTGCCCGACGTCGACGGATGGCATATTCTGCATGCCATCCGCGCGTCAGGGAACGCGGTCCCGGTCTTGTTTCTGACGGCGCGAGACAGTGTTGCCGATCGCGTGCGAGGCCTCGAGCTCGGCGCGGATGACTATCTGGTCAAGCCATTTGCCTTTTCGGAGCTGCTTGCCA
This region of Cupriavidus sp. EM10 genomic DNA includes:
- a CDS encoding copper resistance protein B, whose protein sequence is MDQGSMQGMDHSKMQGMDQGSMQGMDHSKMQGMDQGSMQGMDHSKMQGMDQGSMQGMDHGAMQMQGGSAPPDARDPDAYSDGAKLGVGQYAIGPSRSLHMADEHIFASVLVDRLEWTKGNESNAASYEAQAWIGNAFNKFVIKAEGEVEKGKVPEARTELLWGHAIATYWDTQLGVRNDAGYGRPARNWLAFGVQGLAPYWFEVEATGYVGTEGRTALRLSGEYDLLLTQRLILQPRLEASLYGKNDPEIGIGSGLSSGAVGVRLRYEFSRQFAPYIGIERSQSFGNTANMVRASGGRSGETRFVAGIRMWF
- the copD gene encoding copper homeostasis membrane protein CopD yields the protein MDWATVAVRFALYLDLAALFGLPLFALYALRQEERRSPIGASFATLCKVAATLGIVLSFVNIAVMAKGMTGAASYTELQGHVFEMIVTGTAFGTAWIVRVVALFLCLLAALFLRNRPLSQFSAITGGAAFALATLAWGGHGAMDDGVKGYIHLASDIAHLIAAGAWFGALIAFVVLSRTAATPNKVALLSRTSNGFAQVGTMVVATLVVTGVVNYWMIIGLQLPELSLASYGGLLLFKLALFGIMLLLAAANRFHLSPQLEHAVRTGDHVVAVRTLQRSLTIETGAATLILILVASLGILSPMQM
- the copC gene encoding copper homeostasis periplasmic binding protein CopC, which produces MQASRLTIRATLAAAALLVSSVAFAHPKLLTSTPADKAEVAAPQKIELKFSENLSTQFSGANLLMTGMPGMADHSPMKIAAKVAGGDDPKTMVVTPTQPLSPGNYRVEWRAVSSDTHPINGNITFTVK